Proteins encoded together in one Nostoc sp. PCC 7524 window:
- a CDS encoding IS630 family transposase, with translation MAGVTKVEIKESVEELHELLLKQKTASSFERIQALYLLKIGQVKTIQDVAVVVGRARVTVQRWLKNYQESGIKGLLTTLKSPGRPAIISLQVREQLDKELQESEGFKSYEEIRTWLKAVEGIEASYKVVHDTVRYQMKAKLKVPRAVGIKYDSEAESEFKKTATIPRSNKKHVIAPVDRQKTMRYWCGDESRVGLKTEAGRLITKKGVKPIGIMQWKRDNFYLYGLVEPLTGEYFIWEFSHLNTACFNIFLEKFSQTYAQDIHILQLDNGAFHLSQHLKIPENIVLLFQPPHTPQVNPIERLWEEVKRHLTWESFSNLDELREFIWKRLEQLNTSVVASITGWDFILDALFVSGFS, from the coding sequence ATGGCTGGAGTAACCAAAGTAGAAATAAAAGAGTCAGTAGAGGAATTACATGAGTTGCTCTTAAAACAAAAAACAGCATCAAGTTTTGAACGGATTCAAGCTTTGTATTTGCTGAAAATAGGACAAGTGAAAACAATACAAGATGTAGCGGTGGTAGTAGGAAGGGCAAGGGTAACGGTACAAAGATGGTTAAAAAATTATCAAGAGTCGGGAATCAAGGGTCTATTAACAACTCTAAAGAGTCCAGGGCGACCTGCAATAATTAGCTTACAAGTAAGAGAGCAGCTAGACAAAGAGCTTCAAGAATCGGAGGGATTCAAAAGTTATGAGGAAATCCGAACATGGTTAAAAGCAGTAGAAGGGATAGAAGCATCATATAAAGTAGTACATGATACAGTGCGCTATCAAATGAAAGCAAAGCTAAAAGTGCCGCGAGCAGTAGGTATTAAATACGATAGCGAAGCAGAATCAGAATTTAAAAAAACTGCCACAATACCTAGAAGTAATAAAAAACACGTCATAGCACCAGTAGATAGGCAAAAAACAATGAGATATTGGTGTGGGGACGAAAGCCGTGTGGGATTGAAGACTGAAGCTGGGAGACTAATTACTAAAAAAGGAGTCAAGCCCATCGGCATTATGCAATGGAAGCGGGATAATTTTTACTTATATGGATTAGTGGAACCCTTAACTGGAGAGTATTTTATCTGGGAATTCTCTCATTTGAATACAGCCTGTTTCAATATTTTTTTAGAAAAATTTTCCCAGACTTATGCTCAAGATATTCATATTCTTCAGTTAGACAATGGGGCTTTTCATTTAAGTCAGCATCTGAAAATACCAGAAAACATAGTTTTGTTATTTCAACCTCCACATACACCTCAAGTTAATCCAATAGAAAGATTGTGGGAAGAAGTTAAAAGGCATCTAACTTGGGAAAGCTTCTCAAATTTAGATGAATTAAGAGAATTTATCTGGAAGCGATTGGAACAATTAAACACATCAGTTGTTGCTTCTATCACAGGTTGGGATTTTATTCTTGATGCTTTATTTGTATCAGGCTTTTCGTGA
- the leuS gene encoding leucine--tRNA ligase — protein sequence MDSRYNAAAIEEKWQQAWAELGLDKTPTDSNQPKFYALSMFPYPSGSLHMGHVRNYTITDVIARLKRMQGYRVLHPMGWDAFGLPAENAAIDRGVPPAKWTYQNIAQMRQQLQRLGLSIDWDSEVATCSPDYYKWTQWIFLQFLQMGLAYQKEAAVNWDPIDQTVLANEQVDSEGRSWRSGAKVERKLLRQWFLKITDYAEQLLNDLDKLTGWPERVKLMQANWIGKSTGAYLEFPIVGSSEKIAVYTTRPDTVFGVSYVVLAPEHPLTKQVTSKAQQATVEAFIHEVTNQSELERTAEDKPKRGVPTGGKVVNPFTGEEVPIWIADYVLYEYGTGAVMGVPAHDARDFKFAQRYDLPIDFVIADPKDVAGFDLTPTSDGEEVTQLVQIEYNDAYTEPGILINSGAFTGLNSTDAKQAITKYAEENSFGKERVQYRLRDWLISRQRYWGAPIPVIHCPNCGIVPVPDKDLPVQLPEEVEFTGRGGSPLAQLESWVNVPCPTCGTPAKRETDTMDTFIDSSWYFLRYPDAQNEQQIFELGKTNDWMPVDQYVGGIEHAILHLLYSRFFTKVLRDRGLLNFDEPFERLLTQGMVQGLTYMNPNKGGKDKWIPSSLVNPNDPRDPQTGEPLQRLYATMSKSKGNGVAPEDVIAKYGVDTARMFILFKAPPEKDLEWDEADVEGQFRFLNRVWRLVTEYVAAGVCRKQAQLDNLSKPEKELRRAIHTAIQAVTEDLEDEYQFNTAVSELMKLSNAITDANCQNSPIYAEGMRTLVVLLAPFAPHIADELWHLLGNKESVHTQSWPSFDPEALVADEVTVVIQINGKKRADIQVPAQADKAALEKFALESEVTQRYIEGKEIKKVIVVPGKLVNFVVV from the coding sequence GTGGATTCCCGATACAACGCAGCAGCAATTGAGGAAAAATGGCAACAAGCATGGGCAGAACTTGGCTTAGATAAGACCCCCACAGATAGCAATCAGCCCAAATTCTACGCTCTATCTATGTTTCCCTACCCATCAGGTAGCCTACACATGGGTCACGTCCGTAATTACACAATTACTGATGTGATTGCCCGCCTCAAACGAATGCAGGGGTATCGGGTGCTGCATCCAATGGGATGGGATGCCTTTGGCTTACCCGCAGAAAACGCTGCCATTGACCGGGGTGTACCGCCGGCTAAGTGGACTTATCAAAATATTGCCCAAATGCGGCAGCAATTACAGCGTCTTGGTTTATCTATTGATTGGGACAGCGAAGTGGCTACTTGTTCACCTGATTATTACAAGTGGACACAGTGGATTTTCTTGCAATTTTTGCAAATGGGGTTAGCTTACCAAAAAGAAGCAGCCGTTAACTGGGACCCCATTGACCAAACTGTATTAGCCAACGAACAAGTTGATAGTGAAGGACGTTCTTGGCGCAGTGGTGCGAAAGTTGAGCGCAAATTATTGCGGCAGTGGTTTTTAAAGATTACCGACTACGCCGAACAATTGCTCAATGACTTGGATAAATTGACAGGTTGGCCGGAAAGAGTCAAGTTGATGCAGGCTAACTGGATTGGGAAATCCACAGGGGCGTATTTGGAATTTCCCATTGTTGGCAGCAGTGAGAAAATCGCTGTCTACACTACCCGCCCTGATACTGTGTTTGGTGTCAGCTACGTAGTGTTAGCACCAGAACATCCTTTAACCAAGCAAGTCACCAGCAAAGCCCAACAAGCGACAGTAGAAGCCTTTATTCATGAGGTGACAAATCAAAGTGAGTTGGAACGTACCGCCGAAGACAAACCTAAGCGCGGTGTTCCCACAGGCGGCAAAGTAGTCAACCCATTTACAGGGGAAGAAGTACCTATCTGGATTGCTGACTATGTACTGTATGAATATGGTACTGGGGCGGTGATGGGTGTACCTGCCCATGATGCACGGGATTTCAAATTTGCTCAAAGATATGATTTGCCCATTGATTTTGTCATCGCTGATCCCAAAGATGTCGCAGGGTTTGACTTAACCCCAACATCCGATGGGGAGGAAGTGACACAACTTGTACAGATTGAGTACAACGACGCATATACTGAACCAGGAATTTTAATTAATTCCGGTGCTTTTACAGGCCTCAATTCCACAGATGCCAAACAAGCAATCACTAAATATGCTGAGGAAAATAGCTTTGGTAAAGAACGGGTGCAATATCGCTTGCGGGATTGGTTAATTTCCCGGCAACGGTATTGGGGCGCACCCATTCCAGTGATTCACTGCCCCAACTGTGGGATAGTACCAGTACCAGATAAAGATTTGCCTGTACAGTTACCGGAGGAAGTGGAGTTTACTGGGCGGGGTGGTTCACCGTTAGCGCAGTTGGAAAGCTGGGTGAATGTCCCTTGTCCGACTTGTGGCACTCCAGCCAAACGGGAAACTGACACAATGGATACCTTTATTGATTCCTCGTGGTATTTCTTGCGGTATCCTGACGCGCAAAATGAGCAGCAGATTTTTGAATTAGGCAAAACTAATGACTGGATGCCTGTAGATCAATATGTGGGTGGGATTGAACACGCGATTTTGCATTTGTTGTATTCGCGGTTCTTTACCAAAGTCTTGCGGGATAGAGGTTTATTGAATTTTGATGAACCCTTTGAGCGTTTGTTAACTCAAGGGATGGTGCAGGGTTTAACTTACATGAACCCTAACAAAGGCGGTAAAGATAAATGGATTCCGTCCTCATTAGTTAACCCCAATGATCCGCGTGATCCCCAAACTGGCGAACCATTGCAGCGTCTTTACGCCACCATGTCCAAGTCTAAGGGTAATGGTGTCGCGCCGGAAGATGTCATTGCTAAGTACGGTGTAGACACGGCGCGGATGTTCATCTTATTTAAAGCACCCCCGGAAAAAGATTTGGAGTGGGATGAAGCTGATGTTGAAGGACAATTCCGCTTTTTAAATCGAGTTTGGCGTTTAGTGACGGAGTATGTTGCAGCTGGAGTATGTCGCAAGCAAGCACAACTTGATAATTTAAGTAAGCCAGAAAAAGAATTACGACGGGCAATTCATACAGCTATCCAAGCTGTGACTGAAGATTTAGAAGATGAGTATCAATTCAATACAGCCGTTTCGGAATTGATGAAGTTGAGTAATGCTATCACTGATGCCAACTGTCAAAATTCACCAATTTATGCAGAAGGTATGCGGACGCTGGTAGTATTGCTGGCTCCCTTTGCGCCACACATTGCTGATGAATTGTGGCATTTATTGGGTAACAAGGAATCAGTGCATACGCAATCTTGGCCTAGTTTTGACCCAGAGGCTTTAGTTGCTGATGAGGTGACTGTGGTGATTCAGATTAATGGTAAAAAGCGGGCTGATATTCAAGTGCCGGCGCAAGCTGATAAGGCGGCTTTAGAGAAGTTTGCTCTGGAGTCTGAGGTGACTCAGCGTTACATTGAGGGTAAGGAAATTAAGAAGGTGATTGTTGTGCCTGGGAAGTTGGTTAATTTTGTAGTGGTTTAA
- a CDS encoding gamma-glutamylcyclotransferase family protein encodes MAELNTKISGRVRVFVYGTLKPGEANYQKYCAGKVIAAQRAMTLGKLFALPMGYPAMTIGEEVVQGYLLSFASSGILAVLDELEDYHPTRPMSANLYNRQHMEIYNLLGSSLDWAWVYLMNPELVHKLGGIFLPDGWWSGCGLGGSRE; translated from the coding sequence ATGGCTGAATTAAATACAAAAATTTCTGGCAGAGTGCGAGTTTTTGTTTACGGCACACTCAAACCAGGCGAAGCTAATTACCAAAAATATTGTGCTGGTAAAGTAATAGCAGCTCAAAGAGCAATGACTTTGGGTAAACTGTTTGCTTTACCAATGGGCTATCCAGCTATGACCATTGGAGAAGAAGTTGTTCAAGGATACTTACTCTCTTTCGCCTCATCTGGAATTTTAGCTGTCCTAGACGAGCTGGAAGACTACCACCCCACACGACCAATGTCAGCAAACCTCTACAATCGGCAACATATGGAAATTTACAATCTGCTGGGATCATCCTTGGATTGGGCTTGGGTTTATCTGATGAACCCAGAACTGGTTCATAAATTAGGAGGAATTTTCCTACCTGATGGTTGGTGGAGTGGCTGCGGTTTGGGAGGGAGTAGGGAATAG
- a CDS encoding anti-sigma factor family protein, whose amino-acid sequence MTTDSQFNDRCRWQLPRDLPNEMAKHTNKATGAMDMVKRDRFELLSAYLDGEVTAAERQQVEEWLANDAGVQRLYARLLKLRQAFRTMPIPAPQHSPETTAQKVFDRVNRRSRLTWTFGGAAIAACVIGAVSGWLPGRESGIPQLAQQPQIQPAQTAQEPTVPSSPLMVAINNPVIEIPKAAVSSSEQPVKILQPGEIDPGFN is encoded by the coding sequence ATGACTACTGATTCTCAATTTAATGACCGTTGTCGGTGGCAACTTCCGAGAGATTTACCAAATGAGATGGCAAAGCATACCAACAAAGCAACGGGTGCTATGGATATGGTGAAGCGCGATCGCTTTGAATTATTGAGTGCTTATTTAGATGGTGAGGTGACGGCAGCCGAACGTCAGCAAGTAGAGGAATGGTTAGCCAATGATGCCGGAGTTCAACGTCTGTATGCCAGACTATTAAAGCTCAGGCAAGCTTTCCGGACTATGCCCATACCAGCACCACAACATTCGCCGGAAACTACAGCCCAGAAAGTATTTGACCGTGTTAATCGTCGTTCCCGGCTAACTTGGACTTTTGGTGGTGCGGCGATCGCTGCTTGTGTGATTGGCGCGGTATCTGGCTGGTTACCAGGAAGAGAATCTGGCATACCACAACTAGCACAACAACCACAGATACAACCTGCCCAAACTGCACAAGAACCGACAGTTCCGTCCTCACCTCTAATGGTGGCCATAAATAACCCAGTCATCGAAATACCCAAAGCCGCAGTATCATCTTCAGAACAGCCAGTGAAGATACTACAGCCAGGAGAAATTGACCCAGGTTTTAATTAA
- a CDS encoding sigma-70 family RNA polymerase sigma factor — MSQSITVSWSTVDARYSEASVQVDKLSNHDLILRCQMGLRPDRAAFAELLRRYQTQVDRVLYHLAPDWPDRADLAQEVWIRVYRNINRLQEPSKFRGWLSRIATNLFYDELRKRKRVVSPLSLDAPRSVDDGEMDWEIAGDTPGPEEELTTREFYEQLREAIADLPEVFRTTIVLREIEGMAYEEIAEITGVSLGTVKSRIARARSRLQSQLQTYLDT, encoded by the coding sequence ATGAGTCAATCGATTACTGTATCCTGGTCAACGGTTGATGCGAGGTATTCAGAAGCATCGGTGCAAGTTGACAAACTCTCTAACCACGATTTAATTTTGCGTTGTCAAATGGGACTGCGCCCGGATCGTGCTGCGTTTGCAGAACTTTTGCGCCGCTATCAAACCCAAGTTGATAGGGTTTTGTATCACCTAGCTCCAGATTGGCCTGACAGAGCTGACTTGGCTCAAGAAGTTTGGATTCGAGTGTATCGGAATATTAACCGATTACAAGAACCATCTAAATTTCGGGGCTGGTTAAGCCGCATTGCGACTAACTTGTTTTACGATGAGTTGCGTAAGCGCAAGCGAGTTGTTAGCCCTTTGTCACTGGATGCTCCCCGCTCAGTAGATGATGGTGAAATGGACTGGGAAATTGCTGGAGATACTCCAGGGCCAGAGGAAGAACTGACAACTAGAGAATTTTACGAGCAATTGCGTGAGGCGATCGCGGACTTACCGGAAGTCTTTCGCACTACCATTGTTCTCAGGGAAATCGAAGGCATGGCCTATGAAGAAATTGCCGAAATCACAGGAGTTTCCCTAGGAACGGTGAAATCGAGAATAGCTAGAGCCAGATCGAGATTGCAAAGCCAATTGCAAACCTATCTTGATACCTAA
- a CDS encoding L,D-transpeptidase — translation MAMVRNESVARNVMFICFGTAILSLAVHWRITTTHGQFKKLASTTASLPGGVYTGGLGETAFGASTPPEENTQRASQPQSSSLQSHNNSDTVSENVALATNIPKKSDLVTSEPKPNSNSAARPQSILAKIFPQQQSSNAAENTDRQVVVDLSDRRTYVYAGDLVIASYPIAVGKQGWETPTGTFQVKDMQHDPIWQHPITGKVFPAGVDSPLGERWIGFWSDGRNEIGFHGTPDIHLLGTAISHGCLRMRNSDVRLLYDQVGLGTTVVVRE, via the coding sequence ATGGCAATGGTAAGAAATGAATCTGTAGCGCGTAATGTAATGTTTATCTGCTTTGGCACAGCCATCTTATCGCTAGCTGTCCATTGGCGCATTACTACAACGCACGGGCAGTTTAAAAAACTAGCCTCCACCACAGCTAGTCTTCCTGGGGGTGTTTACACAGGAGGGTTAGGAGAAACTGCATTTGGCGCATCTACACCTCCAGAGGAAAACACTCAAAGGGCTTCCCAGCCACAGTCTTCGTCTCTCCAGTCTCATAATAATTCGGATACTGTTAGCGAAAATGTAGCTTTAGCAACTAACATACCTAAAAAATCAGATTTAGTAACGTCAGAACCAAAACCAAATTCCAATTCTGCTGCTCGGCCCCAATCAATCCTGGCTAAGATTTTCCCCCAACAACAATCTTCTAATGCAGCAGAAAATACAGATAGACAAGTAGTGGTAGATTTAAGCGATCGCCGCACTTACGTTTATGCTGGAGATTTAGTTATAGCTAGTTACCCAATTGCTGTAGGTAAGCAGGGTTGGGAAACACCTACAGGAACTTTCCAAGTCAAAGATATGCAGCATGATCCGATTTGGCAACACCCCATCACAGGCAAAGTTTTTCCCGCCGGTGTGGATAGTCCTTTAGGAGAAAGATGGATCGGTTTTTGGTCAGATGGACGTAATGAAATTGGTTTTCACGGCACACCAGATATCCACCTGTTAGGAACTGCCATTTCTCACGGCTGTCTGAGAATGCGTAACTCTGATGTGCGCTTACTCTACGATCAGGTAGGTTTAGGTACAACGGTAGTCGTGCGTGAATAA
- a CDS encoding late competence development ComFB family protein has translation MSIEKIVEQALQDGYLTPAMEAEVGRICDNASELSIEEYMALDKLMGALLTGEVVAVPRKQFINVMEELVLTEAIARVAEIEATSESSIDVGDIAAYALNRLPPLYATTEEGANYQRQRAKAELQELISQQVHEAINRNLVQPNDNRTPVIGKTTGNEVLRQVSSLLQVYAPSYEQKSS, from the coding sequence ATGAGTATTGAAAAAATTGTAGAACAAGCTCTCCAGGATGGTTATCTCACACCAGCAATGGAAGCAGAAGTTGGACGCATTTGTGATAACGCCTCGGAACTCTCCATCGAAGAGTATATGGCGTTGGATAAATTGATGGGAGCATTATTAACTGGTGAGGTAGTGGCGGTACCTCGCAAACAATTCATTAACGTCATGGAAGAATTAGTGTTGACTGAAGCGATCGCCCGCGTTGCTGAAATTGAAGCCACCAGTGAAAGTTCCATAGATGTAGGTGATATAGCTGCCTATGCCCTCAACCGTCTCCCACCCCTATACGCCACCACAGAAGAAGGTGCCAACTACCAGCGTCAACGTGCCAAAGCGGAACTGCAAGAATTAATCTCTCAGCAAGTTCATGAAGCCATTAACCGTAACCTTGTTCAACCTAACGATAATCGCACACCAGTTATAGGTAAAACTACTGGTAATGAGGTATTACGCCAAGTTAGTAGCTTGCTGCAAGTCTATGCACCTAGCTATGAGCAAAAATCTTCATAG
- a CDS encoding M23 family metallopeptidase, giving the protein MNTEERTLNFPKQLLCCSIKGEKPNLHSAINLFIGLCASLPVTLALPVEALQVQVTPAKPRLGDTLSVLINLDNSGNGVTPEVSVGNKNYPAYQILPNQYRVLIPTTPLEKPGNRILKVSGDGQVRNLAVAVSNRKFPVQRITLPPGKAGSRATQYELNRVAEFKALQTPQKYWNGKFLRPNKGRISTIYGVRRYYNGKFANDYYHRGLDYAGAAGSPVVAPAAGKVALVGTVSQGFRVHGNTVGIDHGQGVISVFLHLSRINVKEGDFVKAGQLIGTVGSTGASTGPHLHWGLYVNGQSIDPTPWKTQKFE; this is encoded by the coding sequence ATGAATACCGAAGAGCGCACTTTAAATTTCCCAAAGCAGTTACTGTGTTGCAGCATCAAAGGAGAGAAACCAAATCTTCATAGTGCTATCAATTTATTCATTGGCTTGTGTGCTTCTTTACCAGTTACTTTGGCATTACCTGTAGAAGCTTTGCAAGTACAGGTGACTCCAGCTAAACCTCGGTTGGGAGATACATTATCTGTATTAATCAATCTAGATAATTCAGGCAATGGAGTTACACCAGAGGTGTCTGTGGGGAATAAAAACTACCCAGCATACCAAATTTTACCCAACCAATACCGGGTGCTTATACCTACAACTCCCCTAGAAAAGCCTGGTAATAGAATACTAAAAGTTTCTGGTGATGGTCAGGTAAGGAACTTGGCTGTAGCAGTCAGTAATCGTAAGTTTCCTGTACAACGGATCACTTTACCACCAGGAAAAGCTGGCAGTAGAGCTACTCAATATGAACTCAATCGAGTAGCAGAGTTTAAAGCCTTACAAACCCCGCAAAAATATTGGAATGGCAAATTTCTTAGACCCAATAAAGGGCGAATCAGCACTATTTATGGTGTTCGTCGCTACTATAATGGTAAATTTGCCAATGATTACTACCATCGTGGGCTGGACTACGCTGGTGCAGCTGGTTCCCCTGTGGTTGCCCCAGCCGCAGGCAAAGTTGCTTTAGTAGGTACAGTATCACAAGGATTTCGGGTACATGGCAACACAGTTGGCATTGATCATGGTCAAGGTGTAATCAGTGTTTTTCTGCACCTGAGTCGGATTAATGTCAAAGAAGGTGATTTTGTGAAAGCTGGGCAATTAATCGGTACAGTAGGTTCAACAGGTGCTTCTACAGGTCCCCATTTGCACTGGGGTTTGTATGTAAATGGTCAATCTATTGATCCCACACCTTGGAAAACGCAGAAATTTGAATAG
- a CDS encoding S66 peptidase family protein, with protein MKIKRRQFLKTCGLATLATQIPLLTAQGQLSPNTVIKPPRLQVGDTVGLIAPAGLFELKYIEVVQQYLTKLGLKTKLGKHILDRYGYLAGKDADRARDVNDMFADESVKAILAIRGGWGCNRILPLLNYPLMRSHAKILMGYSDITSLLLAINARSRIMTFHGPVATSTWTPFMLNYLQRILFNGEAVTLQNTNSPEGQVQTIAPGTAKGKLLGGNLSVLSAMVGSPYLPSWYQSILFVEDTNEDIYRVDRMLTQLKNAGILNQISGFIFGQCSNCSQGDEPSLTLMQVLQDHILPLKIPAWYGAMIGHIQDKFILPIGMPVEVDATVGTIKLLEAAVS; from the coding sequence ATGAAAATCAAGCGTCGCCAATTTCTGAAAACTTGTGGTCTAGCAACCTTAGCTACTCAAATTCCCCTACTCACAGCTCAAGGTCAACTATCTCCTAACACAGTAATTAAACCCCCACGTTTACAAGTGGGCGATACAGTGGGACTAATTGCCCCAGCCGGTCTTTTCGAGCTTAAGTATATTGAAGTAGTACAGCAGTATCTGACAAAATTAGGGTTAAAAACTAAGTTAGGAAAGCATATCTTAGACCGCTATGGCTATTTAGCAGGTAAAGACGCTGACCGCGCCCGCGATGTCAATGATATGTTTGCTGATGAGTCAGTCAAAGCAATTTTAGCTATACGTGGCGGTTGGGGCTGTAATCGGATTTTGCCCTTGCTTAACTACCCTCTGATGCGCTCCCATGCAAAAATTTTGATGGGATACAGCGATATCACATCTTTATTGTTAGCAATTAATGCCCGCAGTCGGATTATGACTTTTCACGGGCCAGTTGCTACCTCTACCTGGACTCCCTTTATGTTGAATTACCTCCAGCGCATCCTATTTAATGGCGAAGCGGTAACACTGCAAAATACCAATTCTCCCGAAGGGCAAGTACAAACCATAGCACCAGGAACAGCTAAAGGTAAATTGCTGGGAGGTAACTTATCAGTGTTATCTGCAATGGTAGGTTCACCATACTTACCTTCTTGGTATCAAAGCATCTTGTTTGTGGAAGACACCAACGAAGATATTTACCGAGTAGACCGAATGTTAACGCAGTTAAAAAACGCTGGGATACTTAATCAAATTTCTGGGTTTATTTTTGGGCAATGTAGCAATTGTAGTCAGGGTGACGAACCATCACTAACGTTAATGCAGGTATTACAAGACCATATCCTACCTTTAAAAATTCCCGCTTGGTACGGAGCGATGATAGGTCATATTCAAGATAAATTTATTTTGCCCATTGGTATGCCTGTGGAAGTCGATGCCACTGTGGGGACAATAAAGTTATTAGAGGCGGCTGTGTCCTGA